In Cygnus atratus isolate AKBS03 ecotype Queensland, Australia chromosome 5, CAtr_DNAZoo_HiC_assembly, whole genome shotgun sequence, a single window of DNA contains:
- the CLBA1 gene encoding uncharacterized protein CLBA1: MQNLSLVESCSNTDTSLWTSPRDLAVEVGGISLDGSDCNMNERTNNEEITNPGVMQQSLPVVNSSSRSEGFSESSYCTSEPSGSWGDFEGFRESLGKSERFDHDPEISVKSTKTSEDDTDWSRGHYSTSAGHLCSEPSLHSGIHDVSSSLNEANHSYEDILKLGFPEVFVSQSRENIRSLDQVLDTNNEDVGIPELMKNQLCIDSGNIWRTLRDLDNTSRLRHPWSKSHCQENLLSVLGIDANRTDFSKSQDDIFEESDVKDNEDFGFDGFSINNCKALIQTKLSVPPDSRHDLFTCNLFLKTTSSNGNKQHITIPRKKHIFTTHNLKMKFFNNDIC, from the exons atgcAGAACCTGTCACTAGTAGAAAGTTGTAGTAATACAGACACGTCACTCTGGACATCTCCGAGAGATCTAGCAGTTGAAGTAGGTGGTATATCTCTCGATGGGAGTGACTGTAACATGAATGAAAGGacaaataatgaagaaattacTAATCCTGGGGTAATGCAGCAAAGCCTCCCTGTAGTGAATAGCAGCAGTAGAAGTGAGGGGTTTTCTGAGAGCAGTTATTGTACCTCAGAACCCAGTGGTTCCTGGGGTGATTTTGAAGGCTTCAGGGAGTCCTTAGGCAAATCAGAGAGATTTGATCATGATCctgaaatttcagtgaagtCTACAAAAACTTCTGAAGATGATACGGACTGGAGCAGGGGACATTACAGTACTTCTGCTGGTCACTTGTGTTCTGAGCCATCTCTACACAGTGGGATACATGATGTTTCGAGCTCTTTAAATGAG GCAAACCACAGCTATGAGGATATACTTAAGTTGGGCTTTCCAGAAGTCTTTGTATCGCAGTCCAGAGAGAACATAAGAAGCTTAGATCAAGTACTTGATACAAATAATGAAGATGTTGGGATTCCTGAGCTTATGAAGAATCAACTTTG CATTGATTCTGGAAACATATGGAGAACTCTTAGAGACTTAGATAATACCTCCAGATTAAGACACCCCTGGAGTAAATCTCATTGCCAAGAAAACCTCTTGAGTGTTCTTGGAATAGATGCAAATCGAACG GACTTTTCAAAGAGCCAGGATGATATTTTTGAGGAATCAGATGTTAAAGATAATGAGGACTTTGGATTTGATGGATTCAGTATTAATAACTGCAAAGCACTGATCCAGACCAAG CTTTCTGTACCACCAGATTCTAGACATGACCTTTTCACCTGTAACCTTTTTTTGAAAACCACATCATCAAATGGAAACAAGCAACATATAACGATCCCAAGAAAGAAGCACATTTTCACTACACACAacctaaaaatgaaatttttcaaTAATGATATTTGTTGA
- the LOC118250227 gene encoding SERTA domain-containing protein 2-like, protein MLGRGLKRKLSDYEENMAGLSSAFDSSRNLPYPLKRQLVLNMCLTKLQTYKMLVEPNLHRSVLIANTVRQIQEEMRQESNQQPVNVCAGITPSTHSYTGMESSGISLQLPSGISQQESNCCDLRSAEDQIENSLLIVSDDDMSSAISSILKDLDFVEDISPPTCLVPTGDDQPKFPENAGLKLEDDRQDLKGAECVFGSFEISNSTSYLKDLAIDDIFEDIDTSMYDSDFCCPPLTPPRPPPLATEEPLKTFPSCNSSSANNIQICRTDLSELDHIMEILVGS, encoded by the coding sequence ATGTTGGGGAGAGGCCTAAAACGCAAGCTGAGTGACTATGAGGAGAACATGGCTGGTCTCTCTAGTGCCTTCGATTCCAGTCGAAATCTGCCATATCCGCTTAAGAGGCAGCTGGTGCTTAACATGTGCCTCACCAAGTTACAGACTTACAAAATGCTGGTGGAACCGAACTTGCACCGCTCTGTCCTCATAGCCAACACCGTGCGGCAAATTCAGGAGGAAATGAGACAAGAGAGTAATCAGCAGCCAGTTAATGTCTGCGCTGGCATTACTCCTAGTACTCACAGCTACACAGGGATGGAGTCATCTGGGATTTCCCTACAGTTGCCTTCAGGTATTAGTCAGCAAGAGTCTAACTGTTGTGACTTGCGGTCTGCAGAAGACCAGATAGAAAATAGCCTGCTGATAGTCTCAGATGATGATATGTCATCTGCTATTTCATCAATTCTGAAGGATTTAGACTTTGTAGAAGACATAAGCCCACCTACTTGTCTGGTTCCTACTGGAGATGACCAGCCAAAGTTTCCAGAAAATGCCGGTCTAAAGCTAGAAGATGATAGACAAGATTTGAAGGGAGCTGAATGCGTGTTTGGTTCCTTTGAGATTTCAAATTCAACTAGCTACTTGAAGGATTTGGCAATAGATGACATTTTTGAAGATATTGACACTTCAATGTATGATTCAGACTTCTGTTGCCCTCCGCTAACGCCACCCAGACCACCACCTCTTGCTACAGAAGAACCGTTGAAAACCTTCCCATCGTGTAATTCTTCTTCAGCAAACAACATTCAAATATGTAGAACAGATCTGAGTGAGCTGGACCACATCATGGAAATTCTCGTTGGATCCTGA